Proteins encoded together in one Astyanax mexicanus isolate ESR-SI-001 chromosome 10, AstMex3_surface, whole genome shotgun sequence window:
- the si:ch211-127m7.2 gene encoding uncharacterized protein si:ch211-127m7.2, whose protein sequence is MAAKRSLPSWMCARDSGSSAGRERTGVNREKRPERTMLYWMNERELVETALSVLMTNTVKTGVACPAAAAEVSVIPETDTEEDSDLDAKERSCGSDSDVDVAEQQTVPYITSTEKGRLSGRSDSAGDHHSTSHSRDMEKDPELDDDSQRTKSDPEAMQLVREIFFS, encoded by the exons ATGGCTGCTAAACGCAGTCTGCCGTCCTGGATGTGTGCGCGTGATTCTGGGAGCTCGGCggggagagagagaacaggagtaAACAGAGAGAAAAGACCTGAGAG GACCATGCTGTACTGGATGAACGAGCGAGAGCTCGTGGAAACAGCCCTCAGCGTTTTAATGACAAACACAGTGAAG ACAGGTGTAGCTTGTCCAGCGGCAGCTGCAGAAGTCAGTGTTATTCCAGAGACAGATACAGAAGAGGATTCAGACCTGGATGCCAAGGAGAGAAGCTGTGGATCAGATTCCGATGTTGATGTTGCTGAGCAGCAGACTGTACCATACATCACTAGTACAGAGAAAGGGAGGTTAAGTGGAAGATCAGACAGTGCTGGTGACCACCATTCCACTTCACATTCACGGGACATGGAGAAGGATCCAGAGCTTGATGACGATTCTCAGAGGACTAAGAGTGATCCTGAAGCCATGCAGCTTGTTCGAGAGATCTTTTTCAGCTGA